The Plutella xylostella chromosome 9, ilPluXylo3.1, whole genome shotgun sequence genome has a segment encoding these proteins:
- the LOC119693827 gene encoding uncharacterized protein LOC119693827 — protein sequence MQEQIGLNLANRLTKKHVHFRNSIMNVKLATQLLSRSVSKAIEFCRQELKLPGFENSEATEKFIMIMNNIFDIFNSRNFSSHGFKRPIIPIMKDEVFAELQEAKDMILSLNIKVSRKRTYKEHQTSKKITLKTCTPILKSPCFTGFLGVLVCIKSLESLYETLIESNRLRYLTTYRLSQDHIELFFGSIRMHGGHNDNPNARQFKGIYRKLLCHMELKSAESGNCVPLEHISILMCSSALKSINETAASTRPDDDEAETSEQESLGENLERASQLLHNTQFWEYKEQVVGYIAGYVARSLLKKIKCTACIESLLAKEKKVFHKFVSVRDEGGLVYASQDTYDICKITEEVLRKYMCVQDFKMTSIIHAKIMYTVLKKNVGNNNFFAVTTEHICGSLHQINIIRLVAEKYLMIRCYHMCKLDNLTSNVNSKRKLFKKQIQREGN from the coding sequence ATGCAAGAGCAAATTGGTTTGAATTTGGCAAACCGATTGACCAAAAAGCATGTACATTTCAGAAACTCCATAATGAATGTGAAACTTGCTACCCAACTGCTGAGTAGAAGTGTCTCAAAAGCAATTGAGTTTTGCCGACAAGAACTTAAACTTCCTGGTTTTGAAAATAGTGAAGCAACCgaaaaatttattatgataatgaaCAACATTTTTGATATTTTCAATTCCCGAAACTTCAGTTCCCATGGCTTTAAACGTCCAATTATTCCAATAATGAAAGATGAAGTTTTTGCGGAGTTACAAGAAGCCAAAGATATGATATTGAGTCTCAACATAAAAGTTTCTAGAAAAAGAACTTATAAAGAGCACCAAACCTCTAAGAAAATCACACTAAAAACTTGTACACCTATACTAAAATCCCCTTGCTTCACCGGGTTTCTTGGAGTTCTTGTGTGTATTAAAAGTTTGGAATCGTTATATGAGACTCTAATTGAATCCAACAGGCTGCGGTACTTGACCACGTATAGATTAAGTCAAGACCATATTGAACTGTTTTTCGGATCAATTCGAATGCATGGCGGACACAACGACAACCCAAATGCTCGTCAGTTCAAAGGCATTTACAGAAAACTTCTGTGTCACATGGAACTAAAATCAGCGGAATCGGGTAATTGTGTCCCCTTAGAGCACATATCTATTTTGATGTGTTCTTCCGCGCTAAAATCGATAAATGAAACCGCTGCTTCAACGCGGCCAGATGATGATGAGGCCGAAACCAGTGAACAGGAATCTTTAGGTGAAAACCTGGAACGTGCGTCACAATTGTTACACAACACACAGTTTTGGGAGTACAAAGAACAGGTGGTAGGATACATCGCTGGTTATGTCGCAAGGagcttattaaaaaaaatcaaatgtaCTGCGTGTATTGAATCCCTGCtggcaaaagaaaaaaaagtatttcacAAATTTGTAAGTGTGAGAGATGAAGGGGGTTTGGTGTACGCCTCACAAGATACGTACGATATTTGCAAAATTACTGAAGAAGTTTTGAGAAAATATATGTGTGTACAGGATTTCAAAATGACCAGTATAATACATGCAAAGATAATGTACAcagtattgaaaaaaaatgtaggCAATAACAACTTCTTTGCTGTCACAACTGAGCATATTTGTGGTTCACTGcaccaaataaatataataagattGGTGgcagaaaaatatttgatgatACGATGTTATCACATGTGTAAATTAGACAACTTAACCAGTAATGTAAAttcaaaaagaaaattatttaaaaagcaaaTTCAAAGAGAAGGAAATTAA
- the LOC105398323 gene encoding THAP domain-containing protein 6, producing the protein MRVCALNVCRNYKGRLKTTHKVTYHLIPNDPIIRSKWVEIIRKSRGEDYWKPAKSTVICSDHFHHKDLYYTKNQTGLRRLKKGVLPSKALFVLPAKSEESASSGEEAEAISEGFSKQPVS; encoded by the exons ATGCGTGTATGTGCTTTAAACGTGTGCAGAAATTACAAAGGTCGACTAAAAACGACACACAAGGTCACCTACCATCT GATACCGAATGATCCCATTATAAGAAGCAAATGGGtagaaataattagaaaaagcCGTGGAGAGGACTACTGGAAACCAGCAAAATCCACAGTGATCTGCTCTGATCATTTCCACCACAAAGATCTATATTACACAAAAAATCAGACAGGACTCCGAAGACTGAAAAAGGGAGTGTTACCGAGCAAA GCATTATTTGTATTACCAGCTAAGTCTGAAGAAAGCGCTAGCTCTGGCGAAGAAGCAGAAGCAATAAGTGAAGGATTTAGCAAACAGCCGGTTAGTTAG
- the LOC119693174 gene encoding uncharacterized protein LOC119693174 — MPVTRSTTGRLQRGGLEQRPTEESSAAGATASTATATDSDMHTPSTAVTASTSTGVSIGVTPPPSTAARVVTAAAGTPSPPSCIRATPPASTARSKAKSLKARRIAEAKEELARRRVEIAEAKEEIARRKAELAAARLAVIEAESDTDDDDGSISTEMGSTLKVDTWLETQPHDVAIKNEPHSASAAPPPTEAAATTSVDPASTATVPVAQLRESDSVGLTALAEAIALAARAGATPLPPLRHISELPYFSGAPHEWLQFKTAYYESAASLAPCDNMGRLRRCLKGRAKEAVSRLLITSTTPENVMKSLELCFGRPDSIALAELQRLRALRRPVDNATEFCFFANEVSNIVTVLQELHRDRYLNNPEITQLTVEKLTSAHKLRWYDFSAAQSPEEPDLLKLSRFLTREAYICMPHAHEKTPSSAYESKKQQPPHRAQWTYATTEQKPTCPVCCNRGHSPTECRKFVESDVDSRWHLAKQRRLCFSCLRYRSKTHRCRKKKCDVDGCERLHHRLLHFVRKEPEANKTEAVASTWTPKRTNAYRKIVKVQVSGPAGVVDTCALLDDGSTVTLIDSQIAQKIGARGPIDPLYIEGVSDTSVDESASRRVSLTVTGASETHTVNARTVQKLHLAAQRVTEQDLAGCPHLEDIKHELKDTGMKPGLLIGQDNWHLLMAAEVRAGQRHQPVASRTPLGWVLHGAHTRTLGQRVHYVNNIVSIEDRMDEQPKRHFALDSLTITPKILKLDTEQRRLQDPTTWHGGQGRKRRHGGRRQPTAQHVAERRGHSCLPQRRHRTSSRRPDQRKDLQKTDQAAGDPAYSSSRSDR; from the coding sequence ATGCCTGTAACGAGGTCCACGACAGGGAGGCTACAGCGCGGCGGCCTAGAACAGAGGCCTACAGAAGAATCGTCGGCCGCCGGCGCCACCGCCTCCACCGCCACCGCTACAGACTCCGACATGCACACGCCGTCAACCGCCGTGACAGCATCGACATCGACGGGTGTGTCCATCGGAGTAACGCCGCCGCCCTCCACTGCCGCGAGGGTGGTAACAGCTGCTGCCGGAACGCCCTCCCCACCGTCATGCATTCGGGCTACTCCGCCAGCGTCTACAGCAAGATCGAAGGCCAAGTCATTGAAGGCACGCCGCATCGCTGAAGCGAAGGAAGAATTAGCACGTCGTCGAGTTGAAATTGCCGAAGCGAAAGAAGAAATAGCACGTCGTAAAGCTGAactcgccgccgcccggcTCGCAGTTATTGAAGCTGAATCCGACAccgacgacgacgacggcaGCATCAGTACCGAGATGGGGAGTACACTCAAGGTCGACACGTGGCTCGAAACACAGCCGCACGACGTGGCCATCAAGAACGAGCCTCACTCCGCGTCAGCAGCACCACCGCCAACCGAAGCTGCTGCCACCACCTCCGTCGACCCTGCCTCCACTGCCACCGTCCCTGTCGCTCAGCTGCGGGAAAGCGACTCTGTGGGCCTCACCGCCCTCGCCGAGGCTATCGCTCTGGCTGCAAGAGCCGGGGCGACACCGCTACCGCCTCTGCGTCACATCAGCGAGCTACCGTACTTCAGCGGCGCACCGCACGAGTGGCTACAGTTCAAGACCGCCTACTATGAGTCTGCCGCTTCACTCGCGCCCTGCGACAACATGGGGCGCTTACGACGATGCCTGAAAGGAAGAGCGAAGGAAGCTGTCAGCCGCCTGCTCATCACCAGCACGACGCCCGAAAACGTGATGAAGTCACTTGAATTGTGCTTCGGGCGCCCAGACAGCATCGCGCTCGCCGAGCTCCAACGTCTGCGGGCACTACGCCGGCCTGTGGACAACGCTACAGAATTCTGCTTCTTTGCCAATGAAGTAAGCAACATCGTAACGGTACTGCAAGAGCTGCACCGCGACCGCTACCTCAACAATCCCGAGATCACGCAGCTCACAGTCGAGAAGCTCACCTCCGCTCACAAGCTTCGCTGGTACGACTTCTCCGCCGCACAGTCACCTGAGGAACCAGACCTGCTGAAGCTCAGTCGATTTCTCACTCGGGAAGCTTACATCTGCATGCCGCACGCACACGAGAAGACGCCAAGCAGTGCCTACGAATCGAAGAAACAGCAGCCGCCGCACCGCGCACAATGGACATATGCAACAACAGAACAGAAACCTACGTGTCCAGTGTGCTGCAACAGGGGCCACAGCCCAACAGAATGCCGCAAGTTCGTCGAGAGTGACGTCGACTCACGCTGGCACCTAGCGAAGCAGAGAAGGCTCTGCTTTAGCTGTCTACGCTACCGCAGCAAGACGCACCGATGCAGAAAGAAGAAATGTGATGTCGACGGCTGCGAGAGGTTACATCACCGACTGCTACACTTCGTGCGCAAAGAGCCAGAAGCCAATAAAACGGAAGCAGTCGCCTCTACGTGGACACCGAAGCGAACGAATGCGTATCGTAAAATAGTAAAGGTCCAAGTCTCCGGACCGGCGGGAGTGGTCGACACATGCGCGCTCTTAGACGACGGATCTACAGTAACGCTCATCGACAGTCAAATCGCACAGAAGATTGGAGCCAGGGGGCCCATAGACCCTCTCTACATAGAAGGAGTCTCCGACACAAGCGTCGACGAGTCCGCATCGCGTCGCGTCTCACTCACTGTCACGGGTGCGAGCGAGACGCACACAGTCAACGCACGCACAGTACAGAAGCTGCACCTCGCCGCACAGCGTGTCACCGAGCAAGACCTCGCCGGCTGCCCTCACCTGGAAGACATCAAGCACGAGCTGAAGGACACAGGCATGAAGCCAGGCCTGCTCATCGGACAAGACAACTGGCACCTGCTGATGGCGGCGGAAGTGCGAGCGGGACAGCGACACCAACCAGTGGCTTCACGCACACCACTGGGCTGGGTGTTACACGGtgcacacacacgcacactgGGACAGCGTGTGCACTACGTCAACAACATCGTCAGCATCGAAGACAGAATGGATGAGCAGCCGAAGAGACACTTCGCGCTCGACTCACTGACGATCACACCGAAGATACTGAAGCTTGACACTGAACAGCGAAGACTCCAGGACCCCACTACCTGGCACGGCGGTCAAGGTCGGAAACGTCGTCATGGTGGCAGACGGCAACCTACCGCACAACACGTGGCCGAAAGACGTGGTCACAGTTGTCTACCTCAGAGAAGACATCGCACGAGCAGTCGACGTCCAGACCAACGGAAGGACCTTCAGAAGACCGACCAAGCAGCTGGTGATCCTGCCTACAGCTCCAGTCGTTCCGACCGATGA